In Excalfactoria chinensis isolate bCotChi1 chromosome 3, bCotChi1.hap2, whole genome shotgun sequence, one DNA window encodes the following:
- the SCARA3 gene encoding scavenger receptor class A member 3 isoform X3, whose amino-acid sequence MAGDLVGGEEEEMPSFCYRPNGRARGGCSQCQKNLSLQTAVKVLYVFSVLLIVAVTVLAALVFKKVNSISGDISSAQMYYEEKILSIQGDLRELDEKSSGNCSLCLETGQLGQELGKLQGELEEIQKMLLVQEVLLDRTSRTHDTLSSSSTEISSEVAECSSSTRQLNESVGQLVSQLGGWRAITSQLDGSLKGLEQERFDMKAAMQQLNFTLGQTSDWIQLIQRKTDEETLTLQKMVTEWQNYTRLFAGLRAASADTGELVRSIQAGVGAAARQVGQNAEGMHDLVLQVMGLQLQLDNISSFLDDHEENMNDLRYHAKYAQNRTAERFETLEGRMASHEIEIGTIFTNINATDSHVHSMLRYLDDVRLSCTLGFHAHAEELYYLNKSLSLVQGTTDLLRERFGLLSARLDFDIRNLSMVMEEMKVVDVRHGEMLRNITILRGVPGLPGPRGLKGDVGIKGPAGSKGEKGDMGSLGSPGPPGSPGTPGLPGPQGERGPLGTKGFPGLKGSKGSFGQSGSKGQMGPKGDMGPPGLEGKPGPTGPPGPQGKLGLPGNPGAVGQIGPTGPKGDPGLRGPPGPPGPPGPPGP is encoded by the exons ATGG CAGGGGACCtggtgggaggagaggaggaggaaatgcCATCCTTCTGCTACCGACCAAACG GCAGGGCACGGGGTGGCTGCAGCCAGTGCCAGAAGAACCTGTCCCTGCAGACGGCTGTCAAAGTCCTCTATGTCTTCTCCGTGCTGCTCATTGTGGCTGTGACCGTGCTGGCTGCCCTGG TGTTCAAGAAAGTCAactccatctctggagacatcAGCTCGGCCCAGATGTACTATGAAGAGAAGATCTTGTCCATCCAGGGGGACCTCCGAGAGTTGG ATGAGAAGAGCTCAGGCAACTGCTCCCTGTGCCTGGAGACAGGGCAGCTGGGCCAGGAGCTTGGCAAGCTGCAAGGCGAGTTGGAGGAGATCCAGAAGATGCTCTTGGTTCAGGAGGTCCTCCTCGACCGCACCTCCCGCACCCACGACACGCTCtcatccagcagcactgagatcaGCAGCGAGGTGGCCGAATGCTCCTCCTCCACCCGACAGCTGAACGAGAGCGTTGGGCAACTGGTGTCCCAGCTGGGGGGCTGGAGGGCCATCACCTCCCAGCTTGATGGTTCGCTCAAGGGCCTGGAACAGGAGCGCTTCGACATGAAGGCCGCCATGCAGCAGCTCAACTTCACCTTAGGGCAAACCTCCGACTGGATCCAACTCATCCAGAGGAAGACGGACGAGGAGACGTTGACGCTGCAGAAGATGGTCACCGAGTGGCAGAACTACACGCGGCTCTTTGCAGGGCTGCGGGCCGCCTCCGCCGACACGGGTGAGCTGGTCAGGAGCATCCAGGCTGGTGTGGGCGCTGCAGCCAGGCAGGTGGGCCAGAATGCTGAGGGCATGCACGACCTGGTGCTGCAGGtgatggggctgcagctgcagctggacaaCATCTCCTCCTTCTTGGATGACCACGAGGAGAACATGAACGACCTGCGCTATCACGCCAAGTATGCCCAGAACCGCACGGCTGAGCGCTTCGAGACGCTGGAAGGCCGCATGGCCTCGCATGAGATTGAGATTGGCACCATCTTCACCAACATCAACGCCACCGACAGCCACGTGCACAGCATGCTGCGCTACCTGGATGACGTGCGGCTCTCCTGCACCTTGGGTTTCCATGCCCACGCTGAGGAGCTCTACTACCTGAACAAGTCCCTCAGCCTGGTCCAAGGCACTACGGACCTCCTGCGAGAGCGCTTCGGCCTGCTCAGCGCACGGCTTGACTTTGACATCCGCAACCTGTCCATGGTGATGGAAGAGATGAAGGTGGTGGATGTCCGGCATGGGGAGATGCTGAGGAACATCACCATTTTAAGAG gtGTGCCAGGCCTCCCAGGTCCCCGCGGCCTCAAGGGTGATGTTGGCATCAAGGGTCCCGCAGGAAGCAAAGGAGAGAAGGGCGACATGGGCAGCCTGGGCTCACCAGGCCCACCCGGCTCCCCCGGAACCCCTGGTCTCCCAGGTCCCCAAGGGGAAAGGGGACCCCTGGGCACAAAGGGTTTTCCTGGCCTCAAGGGCTCTAAAGGCAGCTTTGGGCAGTCTGGCTCCAAGGGACAGATGGGACCCAAGGGAGATATGGGTCCCCCAGGGCTAGAGGGGAAGCCAGGACCAACAGGACCCCCTGGTCCTCAAGGGAAACTGGGGCTTCCTGGGAACCCCGGGGCTGTGGGACAGATTGGCCCCACAGGTCCCAAAGGAGACCCCGGCTTAAGGGGACCCCCAGGACCACCAGGCCCCCCCGGTCCTCCTGGCCCATGA
- the SCARA3 gene encoding scavenger receptor class A member 3 isoform X2: MRGDLVGGEEEEMPSFCYRPNGRARGGCSQCQKNLSLQTAVKVLYVFSVLLIVAVTVLAALVFKKVNSISGDISSAQMYYEEKILSIQGDLRELDEKSSGNCSLCLETGQLGQELGKLQGELEEIQKMLLVQEVLLDRTSRTHDTLSSSSTEISSEVAECSSSTRQLNESVGQLVSQLGGWRAITSQLDGSLKGLEQERFDMKAAMQQLNFTLGQTSDWIQLIQRKTDEETLTLQKMVTEWQNYTRLFAGLRAASADTGELVRSIQAGVGAAARQVGQNAEGMHDLVLQVMGLQLQLDNISSFLDDHEENMNDLRYHAKYAQNRTAERFETLEGRMASHEIEIGTIFTNINATDSHVHSMLRYLDDVRLSCTLGFHAHAEELYYLNKSLSLVQGTTDLLRERFGLLSARLDFDIRNLSMVMEEMKVVDVRHGEMLRNITILRGVPGLPGPRGLKGDVGIKGPAGSKGEKGDMGSLGSPGPPGSPGTPGLPGPQGERGPLGTKGFPGLKGSKGSFGQSGSKGQMGPKGDMGPPGLEGKPGPTGPPGPQGKLGLPGNPGAVGQIGPTGPKGDPGLRGPPGPPGPPGPPGP, from the exons ATGAGAG GGGACCtggtgggaggagaggaggaggaaatgcCATCCTTCTGCTACCGACCAAACG GCAGGGCACGGGGTGGCTGCAGCCAGTGCCAGAAGAACCTGTCCCTGCAGACGGCTGTCAAAGTCCTCTATGTCTTCTCCGTGCTGCTCATTGTGGCTGTGACCGTGCTGGCTGCCCTGG TGTTCAAGAAAGTCAactccatctctggagacatcAGCTCGGCCCAGATGTACTATGAAGAGAAGATCTTGTCCATCCAGGGGGACCTCCGAGAGTTGG ATGAGAAGAGCTCAGGCAACTGCTCCCTGTGCCTGGAGACAGGGCAGCTGGGCCAGGAGCTTGGCAAGCTGCAAGGCGAGTTGGAGGAGATCCAGAAGATGCTCTTGGTTCAGGAGGTCCTCCTCGACCGCACCTCCCGCACCCACGACACGCTCtcatccagcagcactgagatcaGCAGCGAGGTGGCCGAATGCTCCTCCTCCACCCGACAGCTGAACGAGAGCGTTGGGCAACTGGTGTCCCAGCTGGGGGGCTGGAGGGCCATCACCTCCCAGCTTGATGGTTCGCTCAAGGGCCTGGAACAGGAGCGCTTCGACATGAAGGCCGCCATGCAGCAGCTCAACTTCACCTTAGGGCAAACCTCCGACTGGATCCAACTCATCCAGAGGAAGACGGACGAGGAGACGTTGACGCTGCAGAAGATGGTCACCGAGTGGCAGAACTACACGCGGCTCTTTGCAGGGCTGCGGGCCGCCTCCGCCGACACGGGTGAGCTGGTCAGGAGCATCCAGGCTGGTGTGGGCGCTGCAGCCAGGCAGGTGGGCCAGAATGCTGAGGGCATGCACGACCTGGTGCTGCAGGtgatggggctgcagctgcagctggacaaCATCTCCTCCTTCTTGGATGACCACGAGGAGAACATGAACGACCTGCGCTATCACGCCAAGTATGCCCAGAACCGCACGGCTGAGCGCTTCGAGACGCTGGAAGGCCGCATGGCCTCGCATGAGATTGAGATTGGCACCATCTTCACCAACATCAACGCCACCGACAGCCACGTGCACAGCATGCTGCGCTACCTGGATGACGTGCGGCTCTCCTGCACCTTGGGTTTCCATGCCCACGCTGAGGAGCTCTACTACCTGAACAAGTCCCTCAGCCTGGTCCAAGGCACTACGGACCTCCTGCGAGAGCGCTTCGGCCTGCTCAGCGCACGGCTTGACTTTGACATCCGCAACCTGTCCATGGTGATGGAAGAGATGAAGGTGGTGGATGTCCGGCATGGGGAGATGCTGAGGAACATCACCATTTTAAGAG gtGTGCCAGGCCTCCCAGGTCCCCGCGGCCTCAAGGGTGATGTTGGCATCAAGGGTCCCGCAGGAAGCAAAGGAGAGAAGGGCGACATGGGCAGCCTGGGCTCACCAGGCCCACCCGGCTCCCCCGGAACCCCTGGTCTCCCAGGTCCCCAAGGGGAAAGGGGACCCCTGGGCACAAAGGGTTTTCCTGGCCTCAAGGGCTCTAAAGGCAGCTTTGGGCAGTCTGGCTCCAAGGGACAGATGGGACCCAAGGGAGATATGGGTCCCCCAGGGCTAGAGGGGAAGCCAGGACCAACAGGACCCCCTGGTCCTCAAGGGAAACTGGGGCTTCCTGGGAACCCCGGGGCTGTGGGACAGATTGGCCCCACAGGTCCCAAAGGAGACCCCGGCTTAAGGGGACCCCCAGGACCACCAGGCCCCCCCGGTCCTCCTGGCCCATGA
- the SCARA3 gene encoding scavenger receptor class A member 3 isoform X1 has translation MRAGDLVGGEEEEMPSFCYRPNGRARGGCSQCQKNLSLQTAVKVLYVFSVLLIVAVTVLAALVFKKVNSISGDISSAQMYYEEKILSIQGDLRELDEKSSGNCSLCLETGQLGQELGKLQGELEEIQKMLLVQEVLLDRTSRTHDTLSSSSTEISSEVAECSSSTRQLNESVGQLVSQLGGWRAITSQLDGSLKGLEQERFDMKAAMQQLNFTLGQTSDWIQLIQRKTDEETLTLQKMVTEWQNYTRLFAGLRAASADTGELVRSIQAGVGAAARQVGQNAEGMHDLVLQVMGLQLQLDNISSFLDDHEENMNDLRYHAKYAQNRTAERFETLEGRMASHEIEIGTIFTNINATDSHVHSMLRYLDDVRLSCTLGFHAHAEELYYLNKSLSLVQGTTDLLRERFGLLSARLDFDIRNLSMVMEEMKVVDVRHGEMLRNITILRGVPGLPGPRGLKGDVGIKGPAGSKGEKGDMGSLGSPGPPGSPGTPGLPGPQGERGPLGTKGFPGLKGSKGSFGQSGSKGQMGPKGDMGPPGLEGKPGPTGPPGPQGKLGLPGNPGAVGQIGPTGPKGDPGLRGPPGPPGPPGPPGP, from the exons ATGAGAG CAGGGGACCtggtgggaggagaggaggaggaaatgcCATCCTTCTGCTACCGACCAAACG GCAGGGCACGGGGTGGCTGCAGCCAGTGCCAGAAGAACCTGTCCCTGCAGACGGCTGTCAAAGTCCTCTATGTCTTCTCCGTGCTGCTCATTGTGGCTGTGACCGTGCTGGCTGCCCTGG TGTTCAAGAAAGTCAactccatctctggagacatcAGCTCGGCCCAGATGTACTATGAAGAGAAGATCTTGTCCATCCAGGGGGACCTCCGAGAGTTGG ATGAGAAGAGCTCAGGCAACTGCTCCCTGTGCCTGGAGACAGGGCAGCTGGGCCAGGAGCTTGGCAAGCTGCAAGGCGAGTTGGAGGAGATCCAGAAGATGCTCTTGGTTCAGGAGGTCCTCCTCGACCGCACCTCCCGCACCCACGACACGCTCtcatccagcagcactgagatcaGCAGCGAGGTGGCCGAATGCTCCTCCTCCACCCGACAGCTGAACGAGAGCGTTGGGCAACTGGTGTCCCAGCTGGGGGGCTGGAGGGCCATCACCTCCCAGCTTGATGGTTCGCTCAAGGGCCTGGAACAGGAGCGCTTCGACATGAAGGCCGCCATGCAGCAGCTCAACTTCACCTTAGGGCAAACCTCCGACTGGATCCAACTCATCCAGAGGAAGACGGACGAGGAGACGTTGACGCTGCAGAAGATGGTCACCGAGTGGCAGAACTACACGCGGCTCTTTGCAGGGCTGCGGGCCGCCTCCGCCGACACGGGTGAGCTGGTCAGGAGCATCCAGGCTGGTGTGGGCGCTGCAGCCAGGCAGGTGGGCCAGAATGCTGAGGGCATGCACGACCTGGTGCTGCAGGtgatggggctgcagctgcagctggacaaCATCTCCTCCTTCTTGGATGACCACGAGGAGAACATGAACGACCTGCGCTATCACGCCAAGTATGCCCAGAACCGCACGGCTGAGCGCTTCGAGACGCTGGAAGGCCGCATGGCCTCGCATGAGATTGAGATTGGCACCATCTTCACCAACATCAACGCCACCGACAGCCACGTGCACAGCATGCTGCGCTACCTGGATGACGTGCGGCTCTCCTGCACCTTGGGTTTCCATGCCCACGCTGAGGAGCTCTACTACCTGAACAAGTCCCTCAGCCTGGTCCAAGGCACTACGGACCTCCTGCGAGAGCGCTTCGGCCTGCTCAGCGCACGGCTTGACTTTGACATCCGCAACCTGTCCATGGTGATGGAAGAGATGAAGGTGGTGGATGTCCGGCATGGGGAGATGCTGAGGAACATCACCATTTTAAGAG gtGTGCCAGGCCTCCCAGGTCCCCGCGGCCTCAAGGGTGATGTTGGCATCAAGGGTCCCGCAGGAAGCAAAGGAGAGAAGGGCGACATGGGCAGCCTGGGCTCACCAGGCCCACCCGGCTCCCCCGGAACCCCTGGTCTCCCAGGTCCCCAAGGGGAAAGGGGACCCCTGGGCACAAAGGGTTTTCCTGGCCTCAAGGGCTCTAAAGGCAGCTTTGGGCAGTCTGGCTCCAAGGGACAGATGGGACCCAAGGGAGATATGGGTCCCCCAGGGCTAGAGGGGAAGCCAGGACCAACAGGACCCCCTGGTCCTCAAGGGAAACTGGGGCTTCCTGGGAACCCCGGGGCTGTGGGACAGATTGGCCCCACAGGTCCCAAAGGAGACCCCGGCTTAAGGGGACCCCCAGGACCACCAGGCCCCCCCGGTCCTCCTGGCCCATGA
- the SCARA3 gene encoding scavenger receptor class A member 3 isoform X4 produces the protein MPSFCYRPNGRARGGCSQCQKNLSLQTAVKVLYVFSVLLIVAVTVLAALVFKKVNSISGDISSAQMYYEEKILSIQGDLRELDEKSSGNCSLCLETGQLGQELGKLQGELEEIQKMLLVQEVLLDRTSRTHDTLSSSSTEISSEVAECSSSTRQLNESVGQLVSQLGGWRAITSQLDGSLKGLEQERFDMKAAMQQLNFTLGQTSDWIQLIQRKTDEETLTLQKMVTEWQNYTRLFAGLRAASADTGELVRSIQAGVGAAARQVGQNAEGMHDLVLQVMGLQLQLDNISSFLDDHEENMNDLRYHAKYAQNRTAERFETLEGRMASHEIEIGTIFTNINATDSHVHSMLRYLDDVRLSCTLGFHAHAEELYYLNKSLSLVQGTTDLLRERFGLLSARLDFDIRNLSMVMEEMKVVDVRHGEMLRNITILRGVPGLPGPRGLKGDVGIKGPAGSKGEKGDMGSLGSPGPPGSPGTPGLPGPQGERGPLGTKGFPGLKGSKGSFGQSGSKGQMGPKGDMGPPGLEGKPGPTGPPGPQGKLGLPGNPGAVGQIGPTGPKGDPGLRGPPGPPGPPGPPGP, from the exons atgcCATCCTTCTGCTACCGACCAAACG GCAGGGCACGGGGTGGCTGCAGCCAGTGCCAGAAGAACCTGTCCCTGCAGACGGCTGTCAAAGTCCTCTATGTCTTCTCCGTGCTGCTCATTGTGGCTGTGACCGTGCTGGCTGCCCTGG TGTTCAAGAAAGTCAactccatctctggagacatcAGCTCGGCCCAGATGTACTATGAAGAGAAGATCTTGTCCATCCAGGGGGACCTCCGAGAGTTGG ATGAGAAGAGCTCAGGCAACTGCTCCCTGTGCCTGGAGACAGGGCAGCTGGGCCAGGAGCTTGGCAAGCTGCAAGGCGAGTTGGAGGAGATCCAGAAGATGCTCTTGGTTCAGGAGGTCCTCCTCGACCGCACCTCCCGCACCCACGACACGCTCtcatccagcagcactgagatcaGCAGCGAGGTGGCCGAATGCTCCTCCTCCACCCGACAGCTGAACGAGAGCGTTGGGCAACTGGTGTCCCAGCTGGGGGGCTGGAGGGCCATCACCTCCCAGCTTGATGGTTCGCTCAAGGGCCTGGAACAGGAGCGCTTCGACATGAAGGCCGCCATGCAGCAGCTCAACTTCACCTTAGGGCAAACCTCCGACTGGATCCAACTCATCCAGAGGAAGACGGACGAGGAGACGTTGACGCTGCAGAAGATGGTCACCGAGTGGCAGAACTACACGCGGCTCTTTGCAGGGCTGCGGGCCGCCTCCGCCGACACGGGTGAGCTGGTCAGGAGCATCCAGGCTGGTGTGGGCGCTGCAGCCAGGCAGGTGGGCCAGAATGCTGAGGGCATGCACGACCTGGTGCTGCAGGtgatggggctgcagctgcagctggacaaCATCTCCTCCTTCTTGGATGACCACGAGGAGAACATGAACGACCTGCGCTATCACGCCAAGTATGCCCAGAACCGCACGGCTGAGCGCTTCGAGACGCTGGAAGGCCGCATGGCCTCGCATGAGATTGAGATTGGCACCATCTTCACCAACATCAACGCCACCGACAGCCACGTGCACAGCATGCTGCGCTACCTGGATGACGTGCGGCTCTCCTGCACCTTGGGTTTCCATGCCCACGCTGAGGAGCTCTACTACCTGAACAAGTCCCTCAGCCTGGTCCAAGGCACTACGGACCTCCTGCGAGAGCGCTTCGGCCTGCTCAGCGCACGGCTTGACTTTGACATCCGCAACCTGTCCATGGTGATGGAAGAGATGAAGGTGGTGGATGTCCGGCATGGGGAGATGCTGAGGAACATCACCATTTTAAGAG gtGTGCCAGGCCTCCCAGGTCCCCGCGGCCTCAAGGGTGATGTTGGCATCAAGGGTCCCGCAGGAAGCAAAGGAGAGAAGGGCGACATGGGCAGCCTGGGCTCACCAGGCCCACCCGGCTCCCCCGGAACCCCTGGTCTCCCAGGTCCCCAAGGGGAAAGGGGACCCCTGGGCACAAAGGGTTTTCCTGGCCTCAAGGGCTCTAAAGGCAGCTTTGGGCAGTCTGGCTCCAAGGGACAGATGGGACCCAAGGGAGATATGGGTCCCCCAGGGCTAGAGGGGAAGCCAGGACCAACAGGACCCCCTGGTCCTCAAGGGAAACTGGGGCTTCCTGGGAACCCCGGGGCTGTGGGACAGATTGGCCCCACAGGTCCCAAAGGAGACCCCGGCTTAAGGGGACCCCCAGGACCACCAGGCCCCCCCGGTCCTCCTGGCCCATGA